The following are encoded together in the Drosophila takahashii strain IR98-3 E-12201 chromosome X, DtakHiC1v2, whole genome shotgun sequence genome:
- the mew gene encoding integrin alpha-PS1 isoform X1, translating into MEESPFRSTLSPFSPRRKLGILLLLQFVICIAGFNLEQRLPIVKYGHPHSNFGYSVATHTIGEVNGPNKTNCVLVGAPLDQNRQPNTSHSGALWRCPMTQSFDDCEQVITDGRRSNGTYETQFNKTFDSEILSPPGNDEIKEDQWMGVTVRSSPLQANGSGGKVVVCAHRYMYIVRENRYGQGLCYLLTNDLQFEEVHEPCKGRPVQRQHEDYGLCQAGTSAALLDDDTMVLGSPGPYTWRGSIWVTQVGGEYLQRDKTTYYSDHSDTSSKVKKYSYLGMSVTGGRFFGQMSYAAGAPRSQGHGQVLIFDKSTNNPIPVHLTLDGEQFGSSFGYELATADVNGDHRPDLIVAAPLYFTKTEGGAVYVYQNDRDTLPLKHTLKLTGSLESRFGLALANIGDLNKDNCEDLAVGAPYEGNGVVYIYLGSRQGLNSKPAQKIQASELGGTMPTGQPPIRTFGISISGNTDLDDNSYPDVVIGAFNSSAAVILLARPIISIQTNVKRDELRNMDPNKPGCLADRGSNLTCFTFEACCSIDPYDERSKELQLSYSVETETFDQLKKFSRVFFDRDNKRSNVLSRDVRVQTDGRMHCQAITGYIKANTRDIQTPVRFRLKYSLVEPPLADSALTRLNPILDQTQAHIDFEGTFQKDCGDDDLCESNLVIRAEPNITQSSANEYTLILDETELEVRINVTNLADSAYEAQLFIVHQAGVSYVATKKPTNATCNSYNTTMVACSLGNPMLRGTTTFVTIRFQPKGLEPSEKSMLFHIFANTTSKLVGRERPERDLLVNVLRRAKLNFRGWAIPEQSFYSGSSVATSAVSTTEVADVEGHGPMGMDDVGSQVHHMYTIFNEGPSTAPKVKMVIHWPYSLYSDPQSGRPVQYLLYLEQVPTVEVSQGECHVAKEYVNPLNLASGSRESPAAFLTAPAQMRMFPTQSRHSFNKSLIHSQRSYYREEDRSQHRNRVRRNFLERVTRLERLMYDPETSNAAGTGGKKQDIVELDCNKGATNCVRIECEILNMPALSEAQVVVKARLWNSTLVSEYPRVERVRIFSTATAQIPESYGVEVMEHNNIEVETRAYPELRNQQRDTSIPWLIIILGIVGGLLLLALFTYLLWKCGFFKRIRPTDPTLSGNLEKMNEEKPFLAPAKNSHHGI; encoded by the exons CGTTTTAGTGGGAGCTCCACTGGATCAAAATCGACAGCCGAACACCTCACATTCTGGCGCCCTCTGGCGGTGTCCCATGACACAGAGTTTCGACGACTGCGAACAAGTGATCACCGATGGCAGGCGAT CGAACGGAACATATGAGACTCAATTTAATAAGA CTTTCGATAGCGAAATCCTCTCACCGCCCGGTAATGACGAAATCAAGGAGGACCAATGGATGGGCGTTACGGTGCGATCGAGTCCCCTACAAGCCAATGGATCCGGTGGAAAG GTGGTCGTATGCGCCCATCGCTATATGTACATCGTTCGGGAGAATCGCTATGGCCAAGGTCTCTGCTATTTACTTACAAACGATCTGCAGTTCGAAGAGGTCCATGAACCCTGCAAAGGACGACCTGTACAAAG ACAACACGAGGACTACGGACTGTGCCAGGCGGGAACATCGGCGGCCCTTCTGGACGACGACACCATGGTATTGGGCTCCCCCGGTCCGTACACGTGGCGCGGATCCATCTGGGTGACCCAGGTGGGCGGGGAGTACCTGCAGCGCGACAAGACGACCTACTACAGTGATCACTCGGACACCAGCTCGAAGGTGAAGAAGTACAGCTACCTGGGCATGTCGGTGACCGGTGGCCGTTTCTTTGGCCAGATGTCCTATGCGGCCGGAGCTCCGCGCTCGCAGGGCCACGGACAGGTGTTGATTTTCGACAAGTCCACGAATAACCCAATTCCGGTTCACTTGACCCTGGACGGTGAGCAGTTCGGCTCGAGTTTCGGCTACGAACTGGCCACCGCCGACGTGAACGGCGATCATCGACCGGACCTGATAGTCGCTGCCCCGCTGTACTTCACCAAAACGGAGGGCGGAGCGGTGTACGTTTACCAGAATGACCGGGACACGTTGCCCCTGAAGCATACGCTCAAGCTGACGGGCAGTTTGGAGAGTCGCTTCGGTTTGGCCCTGGCCAATATCGGGGATCTGAACAAGGACAACTGCGAGGATCTGGCGGTGGGAGCTCCGTACGAGGGCAATGGCGTCGTCTACATCTACTTGGGCTCGCGACAGGGACTCAACTCGAAGCCGGCCCAGAAGATCCAGGCCTCGGAGCTGGGCGGCACCATGCCCACTGGCCAGCCGCCGATTCGCACCTTCGGCATCTCGATATCGGGCAACACGGACCTCGATGACAACTCCTATCCGGATGTGGTGATCGGAGCGTTCAACTCCTCGGCGGCGGTAATTCTGCTGGCCCGACCCATCATCAGCATCCAGACGAACGTGAAGCGGGACGAGCTGCGCAACATGGATCCCAATAAACCGGGCTGCCTCGCCGATCGCGGCAGCAATCTCACCTGCTTCACCTTCGAGGCCTGCTGCAGCATCGATCCGTACGACGAGCGGAGCAAGGAGCTCCAGTTGTCGTACAGCGTCGAGACGGAGACCTTCGATCAGCTGAAGAAGTTCTCGCGCGTCTTCTTCGATCGGGACAACAAGCGGAGCAACGTGCTCAGTCGCGATGTGAGGGTGCAGACGGATGGAAGGATGCACTGCCAGGCGATTACGGGCTACATCAAGGCGAATACCCGTGACATCCAGACGCCGGTGCGCTTCCGATTGAAGTACTCGCTGGTGGAACCGCCACTGGCCGACTCCGCCTTGACGCGCCTCAATCCGATATTGGACCAGACCCAGGCGCACATCGACTTCGAGGGCACCTTCCAGAAGGACTGCGGCGATGACGATCTCTGCGAGAGCAATCTGGTTATCCGGGCGGAGCCGAACATCACTCAGTCCTCGG CCAACGAATACACCTTGATCCTGGACGAAACGGAACTGGAGGTTCGCATCAATGTGACCAATCTGGCGGACTCGGCCTACGAAGCTCAGCTGTTCATCGTTCATCAGGCGGGAGTTTCCTATGTGGCCACCAAGAAGCCG ACGAATGCCACTTGCAACAGCTACAACACGACCATGGTGGCCTGCAGCCTGGGCAATCCCATGCTGCGCGGCACCACCACATTCGTGACCATACGCTTCCAGCCAAAGGGACTGGAGCCGAGCGAGAAGTCCATGCTGTTCCACATCTTTGCCAATACCACCTCCAAGTTGGTGGGCCGGGAACGTCCCGAAAGGGATCTCCTGGTGAATGTGCTGCGTCGGGCGAAGCTGAACTTCCGTGGTTGGGCGATACCCGAGCAGAGTTTCTACAGCGGATCGAGCGTGGCTACCTCGGCAGTTAGTACAACTGAGGTGGCCGATGTCGAGGGACACGGTCCCATGGGAATGGACGACGTGGGCTCGCAGGTCCACCACATGTACACCATCTTCAACGAGGGACCCTCGACGGCGCCGAAGGTCAAGATGGTCATCCACTGGCCGTACTCGCTGTACAGTGACCCGCAGAGCGGTCGACCCGTCCAGTATCTGCTCTATCTGGAGCAGGTGCCCACCGTGGAGGTCAGCCAGGGCGAGTGCCACGTGGCCAAGGAGTATGTGAATCCCCTGAACTTGGCCAGTGGCTCGCGGGAGAGTCCCGCCGCCTTCCTGACTGCCCCCGCCCAGATGCGAATGTTCCCCACGCAGTCGCGGCATTCGTTCAACAAGAGTCTGATCCACTCGCAGAGGTCCTATTATCGCGAGGAGGATCGTTCGCAGCATCGCAATCGAGTGCGTCGCAATTTCCTGGAGCGAGTCACCCGTCTGGAGAGGCTGATGTACGATCCCGAGACGAGCAATGCGGCGGGCACCGGCGGCAAGAAGCAGGACATCGTGGAGCTGGACTGCAACAAGGGGGCCACGAACTGCGTTCGCATCGAGTGCGAGATCCTCAATATGCCCGCCCTGTCCGAGGCCCAGGTGGTGGTCAAGGCCCGCCTGTGGAACTCGACGCTGGTCAGCGAGTATCCCCGCGTGGAGAGGGTCAGGATCTTCTCGACGGCCACGGCCCAAATACCCGAAAGCTATGGCGTCGAGGTGATGGAGCACAACAACATTGAG GTGGAGACGCGTGCCTATCCGGAGCTGAGGAACCAGCAGCGCGACACCTCGATACCCTGGCTCATCATCATCCTTGGCATCGTGGGCGGACTGCTCCTCCTGGCGCTGTTCACCTATCTGCTGTGGAAGTGCGGCTTCTTCAAGCGCATCCGACCCACCGATCCGACGCTCAGCGGCAATCTGGAGAAGATGAACGAGGAGAAGCCCTTTTTGGCGCCGGCGAAGAATTCGCATCACGGTATCTAA
- the mew gene encoding integrin alpha-PS1 isoform X2 codes for MTQSFDDCEQVITDGRRSNGTYETQFNKTFDSEILSPPGNDEIKEDQWMGVTVRSSPLQANGSGGKVVVCAHRYMYIVRENRYGQGLCYLLTNDLQFEEVHEPCKGRPVQRQHEDYGLCQAGTSAALLDDDTMVLGSPGPYTWRGSIWVTQVGGEYLQRDKTTYYSDHSDTSSKVKKYSYLGMSVTGGRFFGQMSYAAGAPRSQGHGQVLIFDKSTNNPIPVHLTLDGEQFGSSFGYELATADVNGDHRPDLIVAAPLYFTKTEGGAVYVYQNDRDTLPLKHTLKLTGSLESRFGLALANIGDLNKDNCEDLAVGAPYEGNGVVYIYLGSRQGLNSKPAQKIQASELGGTMPTGQPPIRTFGISISGNTDLDDNSYPDVVIGAFNSSAAVILLARPIISIQTNVKRDELRNMDPNKPGCLADRGSNLTCFTFEACCSIDPYDERSKELQLSYSVETETFDQLKKFSRVFFDRDNKRSNVLSRDVRVQTDGRMHCQAITGYIKANTRDIQTPVRFRLKYSLVEPPLADSALTRLNPILDQTQAHIDFEGTFQKDCGDDDLCESNLVIRAEPNITQSSANEYTLILDETELEVRINVTNLADSAYEAQLFIVHQAGVSYVATKKPTNATCNSYNTTMVACSLGNPMLRGTTTFVTIRFQPKGLEPSEKSMLFHIFANTTSKLVGRERPERDLLVNVLRRAKLNFRGWAIPEQSFYSGSSVATSAVSTTEVADVEGHGPMGMDDVGSQVHHMYTIFNEGPSTAPKVKMVIHWPYSLYSDPQSGRPVQYLLYLEQVPTVEVSQGECHVAKEYVNPLNLASGSRESPAAFLTAPAQMRMFPTQSRHSFNKSLIHSQRSYYREEDRSQHRNRVRRNFLERVTRLERLMYDPETSNAAGTGGKKQDIVELDCNKGATNCVRIECEILNMPALSEAQVVVKARLWNSTLVSEYPRVERVRIFSTATAQIPESYGVEVMEHNNIEVETRAYPELRNQQRDTSIPWLIIILGIVGGLLLLALFTYLLWKCGFFKRIRPTDPTLSGNLEKMNEEKPFLAPAKNSHHGI; via the exons ATGACACAGAGTTTCGACGACTGCGAACAAGTGATCACCGATGGCAGGCGAT CGAACGGAACATATGAGACTCAATTTAATAAGA CTTTCGATAGCGAAATCCTCTCACCGCCCGGTAATGACGAAATCAAGGAGGACCAATGGATGGGCGTTACGGTGCGATCGAGTCCCCTACAAGCCAATGGATCCGGTGGAAAG GTGGTCGTATGCGCCCATCGCTATATGTACATCGTTCGGGAGAATCGCTATGGCCAAGGTCTCTGCTATTTACTTACAAACGATCTGCAGTTCGAAGAGGTCCATGAACCCTGCAAAGGACGACCTGTACAAAG ACAACACGAGGACTACGGACTGTGCCAGGCGGGAACATCGGCGGCCCTTCTGGACGACGACACCATGGTATTGGGCTCCCCCGGTCCGTACACGTGGCGCGGATCCATCTGGGTGACCCAGGTGGGCGGGGAGTACCTGCAGCGCGACAAGACGACCTACTACAGTGATCACTCGGACACCAGCTCGAAGGTGAAGAAGTACAGCTACCTGGGCATGTCGGTGACCGGTGGCCGTTTCTTTGGCCAGATGTCCTATGCGGCCGGAGCTCCGCGCTCGCAGGGCCACGGACAGGTGTTGATTTTCGACAAGTCCACGAATAACCCAATTCCGGTTCACTTGACCCTGGACGGTGAGCAGTTCGGCTCGAGTTTCGGCTACGAACTGGCCACCGCCGACGTGAACGGCGATCATCGACCGGACCTGATAGTCGCTGCCCCGCTGTACTTCACCAAAACGGAGGGCGGAGCGGTGTACGTTTACCAGAATGACCGGGACACGTTGCCCCTGAAGCATACGCTCAAGCTGACGGGCAGTTTGGAGAGTCGCTTCGGTTTGGCCCTGGCCAATATCGGGGATCTGAACAAGGACAACTGCGAGGATCTGGCGGTGGGAGCTCCGTACGAGGGCAATGGCGTCGTCTACATCTACTTGGGCTCGCGACAGGGACTCAACTCGAAGCCGGCCCAGAAGATCCAGGCCTCGGAGCTGGGCGGCACCATGCCCACTGGCCAGCCGCCGATTCGCACCTTCGGCATCTCGATATCGGGCAACACGGACCTCGATGACAACTCCTATCCGGATGTGGTGATCGGAGCGTTCAACTCCTCGGCGGCGGTAATTCTGCTGGCCCGACCCATCATCAGCATCCAGACGAACGTGAAGCGGGACGAGCTGCGCAACATGGATCCCAATAAACCGGGCTGCCTCGCCGATCGCGGCAGCAATCTCACCTGCTTCACCTTCGAGGCCTGCTGCAGCATCGATCCGTACGACGAGCGGAGCAAGGAGCTCCAGTTGTCGTACAGCGTCGAGACGGAGACCTTCGATCAGCTGAAGAAGTTCTCGCGCGTCTTCTTCGATCGGGACAACAAGCGGAGCAACGTGCTCAGTCGCGATGTGAGGGTGCAGACGGATGGAAGGATGCACTGCCAGGCGATTACGGGCTACATCAAGGCGAATACCCGTGACATCCAGACGCCGGTGCGCTTCCGATTGAAGTACTCGCTGGTGGAACCGCCACTGGCCGACTCCGCCTTGACGCGCCTCAATCCGATATTGGACCAGACCCAGGCGCACATCGACTTCGAGGGCACCTTCCAGAAGGACTGCGGCGATGACGATCTCTGCGAGAGCAATCTGGTTATCCGGGCGGAGCCGAACATCACTCAGTCCTCGG CCAACGAATACACCTTGATCCTGGACGAAACGGAACTGGAGGTTCGCATCAATGTGACCAATCTGGCGGACTCGGCCTACGAAGCTCAGCTGTTCATCGTTCATCAGGCGGGAGTTTCCTATGTGGCCACCAAGAAGCCG ACGAATGCCACTTGCAACAGCTACAACACGACCATGGTGGCCTGCAGCCTGGGCAATCCCATGCTGCGCGGCACCACCACATTCGTGACCATACGCTTCCAGCCAAAGGGACTGGAGCCGAGCGAGAAGTCCATGCTGTTCCACATCTTTGCCAATACCACCTCCAAGTTGGTGGGCCGGGAACGTCCCGAAAGGGATCTCCTGGTGAATGTGCTGCGTCGGGCGAAGCTGAACTTCCGTGGTTGGGCGATACCCGAGCAGAGTTTCTACAGCGGATCGAGCGTGGCTACCTCGGCAGTTAGTACAACTGAGGTGGCCGATGTCGAGGGACACGGTCCCATGGGAATGGACGACGTGGGCTCGCAGGTCCACCACATGTACACCATCTTCAACGAGGGACCCTCGACGGCGCCGAAGGTCAAGATGGTCATCCACTGGCCGTACTCGCTGTACAGTGACCCGCAGAGCGGTCGACCCGTCCAGTATCTGCTCTATCTGGAGCAGGTGCCCACCGTGGAGGTCAGCCAGGGCGAGTGCCACGTGGCCAAGGAGTATGTGAATCCCCTGAACTTGGCCAGTGGCTCGCGGGAGAGTCCCGCCGCCTTCCTGACTGCCCCCGCCCAGATGCGAATGTTCCCCACGCAGTCGCGGCATTCGTTCAACAAGAGTCTGATCCACTCGCAGAGGTCCTATTATCGCGAGGAGGATCGTTCGCAGCATCGCAATCGAGTGCGTCGCAATTTCCTGGAGCGAGTCACCCGTCTGGAGAGGCTGATGTACGATCCCGAGACGAGCAATGCGGCGGGCACCGGCGGCAAGAAGCAGGACATCGTGGAGCTGGACTGCAACAAGGGGGCCACGAACTGCGTTCGCATCGAGTGCGAGATCCTCAATATGCCCGCCCTGTCCGAGGCCCAGGTGGTGGTCAAGGCCCGCCTGTGGAACTCGACGCTGGTCAGCGAGTATCCCCGCGTGGAGAGGGTCAGGATCTTCTCGACGGCCACGGCCCAAATACCCGAAAGCTATGGCGTCGAGGTGATGGAGCACAACAACATTGAG GTGGAGACGCGTGCCTATCCGGAGCTGAGGAACCAGCAGCGCGACACCTCGATACCCTGGCTCATCATCATCCTTGGCATCGTGGGCGGACTGCTCCTCCTGGCGCTGTTCACCTATCTGCTGTGGAAGTGCGGCTTCTTCAAGCGCATCCGACCCACCGATCCGACGCTCAGCGGCAATCTGGAGAAGATGAACGAGGAGAAGCCCTTTTTGGCGCCGGCGAAGAATTCGCATCACGGTATCTAA
- the REG gene encoding proteasome activator complex subunit 3 — translation MPSDTVVKVQEYKDSLILKAEVLITKRFPEKIVQLNELLATPMFNERNFEEVHQDLNIPALPPVLVKNHEDLQSEDGDHPPTKRQRKDVLVAGQPVLALPAGTVPCNKPLCEMIKVVKPIIRKLVEDSNLLKMWISFMIPKIEDGNNFGVSIQEDTLAEIQTVESEAAAFFDQISRYFLSRAKVVSKVAKYPHIDDYRRAVVELDEKEYLSLWLVVCEVRNRYSSLHDIVIKNLEKLKKPRSSNTESLY, via the exons ATGCCCAGCGACACGGTGGTGAAGGTGCAGGAGTACAAGGACTCGCTGATCCTCAAGGCCGAAGTGCTGATCACCAAGCGCTTCCCCGAGAAGATCGTCCAGCTGAACGAGCTCCTGGCCACGCCGATGTTCAACGAGCGCAACTTCGAGGAGGTGCACCAGGACCTCAACATCCCGGCCCTGCCGCCGGTGCTTGTGAAGAACCACGAGGATCTGCAGTCCGAGGACGGCGACCATCCGCCCACCAAGCGGCAGCGCAAGGATGTCCTCGTCGCCGGCCAGCCTGTACTGGCACTGCCCGCCGGCACGGTGCCGTGCAACAAGCCGCTCTGCGAGATGATCAAGGTGGTCAAACCGATCATCAGGAAGCTGGTGGAGGATT CCAATCTCCTCAAGATGTGGATCTCCTTTATGATACCCAAGATCGAGGATGGCAACAACTTTGGGGTCTCCATCCAGGAGGACACGCTGGCCGAGATTCAGACAGTGGAATCCGAGGCGGCCGCCTTCTTTGACCAGATATCGCGCTACTTCCTGTCGCGCGCCAAAGTCGTGTCCAAGGTGGCCAAGTATCCGCACATCGATGACTATCGGCGCGCCGTCGTCGAGCTGGACGAGAAGGAGTACCTCAGTTTGTGGCTGGTCGTCTGCGAGGTGCGCAATCGCTACTCCTCGCTGCACGACATTGTGATTAAGAACCTGGAGAAGCTGAAGAAGCCGCGCTCCTCGAACACCGAAAGCCTCTATTAG